A genomic window from Peromyscus maniculatus bairdii isolate BWxNUB_F1_BW_parent chromosome 1, HU_Pman_BW_mat_3.1, whole genome shotgun sequence includes:
- the Prodh2 gene encoding hydroxyproline dehydrogenase isoform X1, which produces MLWTRLPLYGLSKPSTGGWKPLLFDGGAFHLKGTAELARAWLVLRLCAWPPLVTHGLAVQAWSQRLLGSRLSGALLRASFYGQFVAGETAEEVRGCVEQLKALGLLPLLAVPTEEEPDSTAKTSEAWYEGNLNTMLRCVDWSRALVDTSGAARNSLMQLKVTALTSIQLCKELSAWIQRPASSSELSPERLAEAMESGKVRNNLQLSYLSAEQNHHLQASLSRLHRVAQHARAQHVRLLVDAEYTFINPALSLFVAALAARWNRPEEGGPWVWNTYQAYLKGTHTRLERDAEAAHRAGLAFGVKLVRGAYLDKERALTQLHGKEDCVQPDYEATSRSYSRCLELMLRRVSQHGPLCHLMVASHNEESVRQATKRMWELGIPLDGPVCFGQLLGMCDHVSLALGQAGYVVYKSIPYGCLEEVIPYLIRRAQENRSVLQGVRREQALLGRELWRRLLGRKA; this is translated from the exons ATGCTCTGGACACGTCTGCCCCTCTACGGCCTCTCCAAGCCCTCTACAGGTGGCTGGAAGCCCCTGCTTTTTGATGGCGGGGCCTTCCATCTCAAGGGCACGGCCGAGCTGGCCCGGGCTTGGCTGGTGCTTCGCCTATGCGCCTGGCCCCCCTTGGTCACCCACGGACTAGCG GTGCAGGCCTGGTCTCAGCGACTCCTGGGCTCTCGGCTCTCGGGCGCACTTCTCCGAGCATCCTTCTACGGACAGTTTGTGGCCGGAGAGACAGCAGAGGAGGTGAGGGGTTGTGTCGAGCAGCTGAAGGCCCTGggactcctgcctctgctggcggTGCCCACAGAGGAGGAACCGGACTCCACTGCCAAGACCAG TGAAGCCTGGTATGAGGGGAACCTCAACACCATGCTACGTTGTGTGGACTGGTCACGAGCTCTCGTGGACACCTCTGGAGCAGCCAGAAACAGCCTCATGCAGCTGAAGGTGACGGCGCTAACCAGCATTCAGCTTTGT AAGGAGCTGTCGGCTTGGATCCAAAGACCAGCCAGCTCCTCCGAGCTGAGCCCTGAGAGGctggcagaggccatggaatcAGGCAAGGTAAGGAAT AACCTCCAGCTCTCCTACCTCAGCGCCGAACAGAATCATCACCTGCAGGCCTCTCTCAGCCGCTTGCACCGCGTGGCACAG cACGCCCGGGCCCAGCATGTGAGGCTCCTGGTGGATGCTGAGTACACTTTCATCAACCCTGCACTCTCCCTGTTTGTGGCTGCCCTGGCCGCGCGCTGGAACAGACCTGAGGAAGGCGGGCCCTGGGTGTGGAACACTTACCAGGCCTATCTGAAG GGAACGCACACACGGCTGGAGAGGGATGCCGAGGCCGCACACAGGGCTGGCCTGGCGTTTGGGGTAAAGCTGGTCCGAGGTGCCTATCTGGACAAGGAGAGAGCCCTGACACAGCTCCACGGGAAGGAAGACTGCGTTCAGCCTGACTATGAGGCCACTAGCCGAAG TTACAGCCGCTGTCTGGAGCTGATGCTGCGCCGCGTGTCCCAACATGGTCCTTTGTGCCACCTCATGGTGGCTTCCCACAACGAAGAATCTGTTCGCCAGGCAACTAAGCG CATGTGGGAGCTGGGCATTCCTCTGGATGGGCCTGTCTGTTTTGGACAACTTCTGGGCATGTGTGACCACGTCTCCCTGGCACTAG GACAGGCTGGATATGTGGTCTATAAGTCTATTCCCTAtggctgcctggaggaggtgaTCCCCTACCTGATCCGGAGAGCCCAGGAGAACCGGAGTGTGCTGCAGGGTGTCCGCAGGGAACAAGCCCTGCTCGGCCGAGAACTGTGGCGGAGGCTGCTGGGAAGGAAGGCCTAA
- the Prodh2 gene encoding hydroxyproline dehydrogenase isoform X2 yields MLWTRLPLYGLSKPSTGGWKPLLFDGGAFHLKGTAELARAWLVLRLCAWPPLVTHGLAVQAWSQRLLGSRLSGALLRASFYGQFVAGETAEEVRGCVEQLKALGLLPLLAVPTEEEPDSTAKTSEAWYEGNLNTMLRCVDWSRALVDTSGAARNSLMQLKVTALTSIQLCKELSAWIQRPASSSELSPERLAEAMESGKNLQLSYLSAEQNHHLQASLSRLHRVAQHARAQHVRLLVDAEYTFINPALSLFVAALAARWNRPEEGGPWVWNTYQAYLKGTHTRLERDAEAAHRAGLAFGVKLVRGAYLDKERALTQLHGKEDCVQPDYEATSRSYSRCLELMLRRVSQHGPLCHLMVASHNEESVRQATKRMWELGIPLDGPVCFGQLLGMCDHVSLALGQAGYVVYKSIPYGCLEEVIPYLIRRAQENRSVLQGVRREQALLGRELWRRLLGRKA; encoded by the exons ATGCTCTGGACACGTCTGCCCCTCTACGGCCTCTCCAAGCCCTCTACAGGTGGCTGGAAGCCCCTGCTTTTTGATGGCGGGGCCTTCCATCTCAAGGGCACGGCCGAGCTGGCCCGGGCTTGGCTGGTGCTTCGCCTATGCGCCTGGCCCCCCTTGGTCACCCACGGACTAGCG GTGCAGGCCTGGTCTCAGCGACTCCTGGGCTCTCGGCTCTCGGGCGCACTTCTCCGAGCATCCTTCTACGGACAGTTTGTGGCCGGAGAGACAGCAGAGGAGGTGAGGGGTTGTGTCGAGCAGCTGAAGGCCCTGggactcctgcctctgctggcggTGCCCACAGAGGAGGAACCGGACTCCACTGCCAAGACCAG TGAAGCCTGGTATGAGGGGAACCTCAACACCATGCTACGTTGTGTGGACTGGTCACGAGCTCTCGTGGACACCTCTGGAGCAGCCAGAAACAGCCTCATGCAGCTGAAGGTGACGGCGCTAACCAGCATTCAGCTTTGT AAGGAGCTGTCGGCTTGGATCCAAAGACCAGCCAGCTCCTCCGAGCTGAGCCCTGAGAGGctggcagaggccatggaatcAGGCAAG AACCTCCAGCTCTCCTACCTCAGCGCCGAACAGAATCATCACCTGCAGGCCTCTCTCAGCCGCTTGCACCGCGTGGCACAG cACGCCCGGGCCCAGCATGTGAGGCTCCTGGTGGATGCTGAGTACACTTTCATCAACCCTGCACTCTCCCTGTTTGTGGCTGCCCTGGCCGCGCGCTGGAACAGACCTGAGGAAGGCGGGCCCTGGGTGTGGAACACTTACCAGGCCTATCTGAAG GGAACGCACACACGGCTGGAGAGGGATGCCGAGGCCGCACACAGGGCTGGCCTGGCGTTTGGGGTAAAGCTGGTCCGAGGTGCCTATCTGGACAAGGAGAGAGCCCTGACACAGCTCCACGGGAAGGAAGACTGCGTTCAGCCTGACTATGAGGCCACTAGCCGAAG TTACAGCCGCTGTCTGGAGCTGATGCTGCGCCGCGTGTCCCAACATGGTCCTTTGTGCCACCTCATGGTGGCTTCCCACAACGAAGAATCTGTTCGCCAGGCAACTAAGCG CATGTGGGAGCTGGGCATTCCTCTGGATGGGCCTGTCTGTTTTGGACAACTTCTGGGCATGTGTGACCACGTCTCCCTGGCACTAG GACAGGCTGGATATGTGGTCTATAAGTCTATTCCCTAtggctgcctggaggaggtgaTCCCCTACCTGATCCGGAGAGCCCAGGAGAACCGGAGTGTGCTGCAGGGTGTCCGCAGGGAACAAGCCCTGCTCGGCCGAGAACTGTGGCGGAGGCTGCTGGGAAGGAAGGCCTAA
- the Prodh2 gene encoding hydroxyproline dehydrogenase isoform X3 has product MLWTRLPLYGLSKPSTGGWKPLLFDGGAFHLKGTAELARAWLVLRLCAWPPLVTHGLAVQAWSQRLLGSRLSGALLRASFYGQFVAGETAEEVRGCVEQLKALGLLPLLAVPTEEEPDSTAKTSEAWYEGNLNTMLRCVDWSRALVDTSGAARNSLMQLKVTALTSIQLCKELSAWIQRPASSSELSPERLAEAMESGKVRNNLQLSYLSAEQNHHLQASLSRLHRVAQHARAQHVRLLVDAEYTFINPALSLFVAALAARWNRPEEGGPWVWNTYQAYLKGTHTRLERDAEAAHRAGLAFGVKLVRGAYLDKERALTQLHGKEDCVQPDYEATSRSYSRCLELMLRRVSQHGPLCHLMVASHNEESVRQATKRTGWICGL; this is encoded by the exons ATGCTCTGGACACGTCTGCCCCTCTACGGCCTCTCCAAGCCCTCTACAGGTGGCTGGAAGCCCCTGCTTTTTGATGGCGGGGCCTTCCATCTCAAGGGCACGGCCGAGCTGGCCCGGGCTTGGCTGGTGCTTCGCCTATGCGCCTGGCCCCCCTTGGTCACCCACGGACTAGCG GTGCAGGCCTGGTCTCAGCGACTCCTGGGCTCTCGGCTCTCGGGCGCACTTCTCCGAGCATCCTTCTACGGACAGTTTGTGGCCGGAGAGACAGCAGAGGAGGTGAGGGGTTGTGTCGAGCAGCTGAAGGCCCTGggactcctgcctctgctggcggTGCCCACAGAGGAGGAACCGGACTCCACTGCCAAGACCAG TGAAGCCTGGTATGAGGGGAACCTCAACACCATGCTACGTTGTGTGGACTGGTCACGAGCTCTCGTGGACACCTCTGGAGCAGCCAGAAACAGCCTCATGCAGCTGAAGGTGACGGCGCTAACCAGCATTCAGCTTTGT AAGGAGCTGTCGGCTTGGATCCAAAGACCAGCCAGCTCCTCCGAGCTGAGCCCTGAGAGGctggcagaggccatggaatcAGGCAAGGTAAGGAAT AACCTCCAGCTCTCCTACCTCAGCGCCGAACAGAATCATCACCTGCAGGCCTCTCTCAGCCGCTTGCACCGCGTGGCACAG cACGCCCGGGCCCAGCATGTGAGGCTCCTGGTGGATGCTGAGTACACTTTCATCAACCCTGCACTCTCCCTGTTTGTGGCTGCCCTGGCCGCGCGCTGGAACAGACCTGAGGAAGGCGGGCCCTGGGTGTGGAACACTTACCAGGCCTATCTGAAG GGAACGCACACACGGCTGGAGAGGGATGCCGAGGCCGCACACAGGGCTGGCCTGGCGTTTGGGGTAAAGCTGGTCCGAGGTGCCTATCTGGACAAGGAGAGAGCCCTGACACAGCTCCACGGGAAGGAAGACTGCGTTCAGCCTGACTATGAGGCCACTAGCCGAAG TTACAGCCGCTGTCTGGAGCTGATGCTGCGCCGCGTGTCCCAACATGGTCCTTTGTGCCACCTCATGGTGGCTTCCCACAACGAAGAATCTGTTCGCCAGGCAACTAAGCG GACAGGCTGGATATGTGGTCTATAA